A single window of Paenibacillus sp. SYP-B4298 DNA harbors:
- the nikC gene encoding nickel transporter permease, whose product MKLLWSWICRAHHWLGIAGWALLLLVGLLLLASWMPPHDPYSISMSRRLQPSSAEHWLGTDGLGRDLFSRLLAGGRNTLGASLLILAAALMIGVPIGLLSGYAGGWVDRAFMRLADSFMAFPDFLFAIVLSGLMGPHIVNLMLAIALVKWIAYARIVRNVVRSEKSKDYITVAKLNGLGPIRLMTKHLLPHALRHVLVLAGLDTGKIILMIAALSYIGLGVQPPEPEWGSMLNEGRVYFRQSAYLMIWPGLAIMLAAALANLTGDHIRTRLGTHDIGGRNE is encoded by the coding sequence GTGAAATTATTGTGGAGCTGGATATGCCGCGCCCACCACTGGCTCGGTATAGCGGGTTGGGCTTTGCTGCTGCTCGTTGGCCTGCTGTTGCTCGCATCGTGGATGCCCCCCCATGATCCTTATAGCATCAGCATGAGCCGCCGTCTCCAGCCGTCTTCGGCGGAGCATTGGCTCGGTACAGATGGGCTGGGACGCGATCTGTTCTCGCGATTGCTGGCAGGAGGGCGCAATACTCTGGGAGCCAGTCTGCTCATACTCGCTGCAGCCCTGATGATTGGCGTCCCGATCGGCCTTCTGTCGGGCTATGCCGGTGGCTGGGTTGATCGCGCCTTCATGCGGTTGGCGGATTCCTTTATGGCCTTCCCCGACTTCTTGTTTGCCATCGTGCTAAGTGGGCTAATGGGACCGCATATCGTCAATTTGATGCTGGCGATTGCACTGGTCAAATGGATTGCCTATGCGCGCATCGTTCGCAATGTTGTACGCAGTGAGAAGAGTAAGGATTATATAACCGTAGCCAAGCTGAATGGTCTGGGCCCGATTCGCCTAATGACGAAGCACCTGCTGCCGCATGCGCTCCGTCATGTGCTGGTGCTCGCAGGGCTGGATACCGGGAAAATCATTCTGATGATTGCTGCTCTCTCCTATATTGGCCTGGGTGTACAGCCTCCTGAGCCAGAATGGGGTTCTATGCTCAACGAGGGGCGGGTATACTTCCGCCAGTCCGCCTATCTGATGATCTGGCCGGGGCTGGCTATCATGCTCGCGGCGGCTCTTGCCAACCTGACAGGCGACCATATCCGCACACGGCTCGGTACCCATGACATCGGAGGTCGGAACGAATGA
- a CDS encoding ATP-binding cassette domain-containing protein, which yields MREVLVLRDVAIGTDSRLLTQPTSLAIHEGNCMALIGESGSGKSLTGLAIGGLLPPGVQLQQGSIMLDGLGLHACAPKVLARMRGSQIGYIFQNYAGMFSPQIRLGLQLDESLKAHCRDNRRERQRRIRAALEEVRLPAERVERSYTFQLSGGQLQRVSIACALLLKPRLLIADEPTTALDPATSEEILQLLRKLAQRTNCALLLITHDLRIARRYADRIAVMWQGSIVEEGEAAQVLGDPVHTYTCELLAAERLLCGRAEGGRAGR from the coding sequence ATGAGAGAGGTGCTGGTATTGCGTGATGTGGCCATTGGAACGGACTCCCGCCTATTGACGCAGCCTACGAGCCTCGCTATCCACGAGGGCAACTGTATGGCTCTGATCGGTGAGAGCGGTAGCGGCAAGTCCCTGACTGGCCTTGCCATAGGAGGCTTGCTGCCGCCAGGCGTGCAACTGCAGCAGGGCTCCATCATGCTGGATGGCTTGGGGCTGCATGCCTGCGCGCCCAAGGTGCTGGCCCGTATGCGGGGCAGCCAAATCGGATATATTTTTCAAAACTATGCGGGTATGTTCAGCCCCCAGATTCGACTAGGCTTGCAACTGGATGAGAGTTTGAAGGCACACTGTCGGGATAATCGCAGGGAGAGGCAGCGGAGGATTCGAGCAGCACTGGAGGAGGTTCGATTGCCAGCGGAGAGGGTAGAGCGCAGCTATACCTTCCAGCTTAGCGGCGGGCAGCTTCAGCGTGTATCGATTGCCTGTGCGCTGCTGCTGAAGCCGCGGCTGCTTATCGCGGACGAGCCCACAACGGCGCTGGATCCGGCTACCAGCGAGGAGATTCTGCAACTGCTGCGCAAGCTCGCGCAGCGGACAAACTGTGCGCTGCTGCTCATTACGCATGATCTGCGTATTGCCAGACGATACGCGGATCGCATCGCGGTGATGTGGCAAGGCAGCATCGTCGAGGAGGGAGAAGCCGCGCAGGTGCTGGGAGATCCTGTCCACACCTATACCTGTGAATTGCTGGCGGCAGAGCGTCTGCTATGCGGGCGCGCGGAGGGCGGTCGTGCAGGCCGGTAA
- a CDS encoding ABC transporter ATP-binding protein: MRDEAVSQDRPAVLSVRHLCKTYAHQVRALDEVSFDIRQGECLGLVGESGSGKTTLGRCILLLEQADSGDILFLGQSVSRHSGHALYHGRLQAVFQNPATSLNERLRVIDSLMEPLDALRRRSSEARAYRARRDRHAEQLLEQVGLDPELLGRYPAQLSGGQKQRVSIARAISIEPAFIVFDEPTASLDMLVQAQILKLLKDLQRQLQYSALFISHDPAAIAYMSDRVLRLDGGRIRQDELG; encoded by the coding sequence ATGAGAGACGAAGCTGTGTCACAGGACAGGCCGGCTGTACTGTCGGTTCGCCACCTATGCAAGACCTATGCGCATCAGGTGCGCGCACTGGACGAGGTGTCCTTTGACATTCGTCAGGGAGAATGTCTGGGGCTGGTCGGCGAGAGCGGCAGCGGCAAGACGACGCTCGGGCGCTGTATTCTGCTGCTGGAGCAGGCGGATTCGGGGGACATCCTCTTTCTTGGTCAGTCCGTGTCCCGCCACAGCGGACATGCGCTCTATCACGGCAGGCTGCAGGCTGTATTCCAGAATCCCGCGACCAGCCTGAACGAGCGGCTTCGAGTCATCGATTCCCTGATGGAGCCGCTGGATGCGTTGAGGCGACGGAGTAGCGAGGCTCGCGCCTACCGCGCCCGGCGCGATCGGCATGCGGAGCAGCTGTTGGAGCAGGTCGGGCTGGACCCGGAGCTGCTTGGGCGCTATCCCGCGCAACTGAGCGGCGGACAGAAGCAACGGGTCTCGATTGCCCGGGCGATTAGCATTGAACCGGCCTTCATCGTCTTCGATGAGCCGACTGCCAGTCTGGATATGCTAGTGCAGGCTCAAATACTGAAGCTGCTCAAGGATCTGCAGCGCCAGCTTCAGTATAGCGCCCTGTTTATCTCACATGATCCAGCCGCAATCGCTTATATGTCAGATCGGGTGCTGAGGCTGGACGGGGGTCGTATACGACAGGATGAGCTAGGCTGA
- a CDS encoding metal ABC transporter ATP-binding protein: protein MMREEQPAIDLQGVTVGYNRSVVLSGLTLRVGEGEAVAIVGENGAGKTTLFRTILQLLPVEEGQVALLGRTIRSQRDRRWVRALIGYVPQSQGEGKFPIAAEEAVLLGRWGTSFGLGRRPDRRDRELAAEMLERVGLASQRRTDYRLLSGGQRQRLNIARALVRQPRILLLDEPSTYLDEESRSMLSRLVREVRQQERMAVVTITHLQEEARQMSERLLLLRQGKLYAYTGTEEGT from the coding sequence ATGATGCGGGAAGAGCAGCCCGCTATTGATCTGCAAGGGGTAACGGTGGGATACAATCGCTCGGTGGTATTAAGTGGGCTTACCCTTAGGGTTGGGGAAGGAGAGGCGGTGGCTATCGTAGGTGAGAATGGGGCAGGCAAGACGACGTTGTTCCGAACGATCCTGCAACTGTTGCCTGTGGAGGAGGGGCAGGTCGCGCTGCTTGGACGAACGATCCGCTCGCAACGTGATCGGCGTTGGGTGCGTGCCTTGATTGGCTATGTCCCGCAATCTCAGGGAGAGGGAAAATTCCCCATTGCTGCAGAGGAGGCTGTATTGTTGGGTCGATGGGGCACCTCCTTTGGCCTGGGCAGGCGTCCAGATCGGCGTGATCGTGAGCTGGCCGCGGAGATGCTGGAGCGGGTCGGCCTCGCCTCACAGCGGCGCACAGACTACAGGCTGCTGTCCGGAGGTCAGCGGCAGCGTCTGAATATTGCCCGCGCACTCGTTCGTCAGCCGCGCATCCTGCTGCTGGACGAGCCCTCCACCTACTTGGATGAGGAGTCCCGCAGCATGCTGAGTCGGCTGGTGAGAGAGGTTAGACAGCAGGAACGAATGGCGGTGGTTACGATTACGCATCTGCAAGAGGAAGCGCGGCAGATGTCGGAGCGGCTGCTGCTATTGCGACAGGGCAAGCTATATGCCTATACGGGCACAGAGGAAGGGACATGA
- a CDS encoding metal ABC transporter permease, producing MTIWEYLQLPVFQRALLAAVLAGAAISLLGIVIVMLNLTTIRFALMHMALLGGAVGLLLGTAPLMGAMGGIIAGSLLLGPLSRKLKLDTGLIGAFFMTGAIALAFLIFHASGTPAMDVFGLFAGSILTLTTLDMIVLGILSAAVVLVYVFFYRELQLLFYDEAQAEWLGVPVETIKSALLFLTGLSIGVIMKLVGALMIDAIILLPAMAALRVGRSFRQLMAWTACFGLLTTCGGLLLSMQFDFPTGASITITGVAVLVLTYIVRRP from the coding sequence ATGACCATCTGGGAGTATTTGCAGCTGCCAGTTTTTCAGCGAGCGCTGTTGGCTGCTGTGCTGGCAGGCGCGGCGATTTCTTTGTTGGGCATCGTCATTGTCATGCTGAACCTGACGACGATTCGATTTGCCTTGATGCACATGGCACTACTGGGAGGCGCGGTGGGGCTGCTCCTGGGCACAGCTCCTCTCATGGGGGCGATGGGAGGAATCATCGCCGGATCGCTGTTACTGGGTCCCTTGTCCCGCAAGCTAAAGCTGGATACGGGGCTGATTGGAGCCTTCTTCATGACCGGAGCCATCGCGCTTGCGTTTCTCATCTTTCATGCCTCCGGTACACCGGCGATGGATGTCTTCGGATTGTTCGCAGGCAGCATTCTGACACTGACGACACTGGATATGATTGTGCTAGGCATCTTGTCGGCGGCAGTCGTCTTGGTGTACGTATTCTTCTATAGAGAGCTGCAACTGCTGTTTTATGATGAAGCACAGGCCGAATGGCTGGGCGTACCCGTAGAAACCATCAAGAGCGCACTGTTGTTTTTAACCGGGCTATCGATCGGTGTCATCATGAAGCTGGTCGGGGCGCTTATGATTGATGCCATTATCCTCCTGCCGGCAATGGCGGCGCTGCGGGTTGGCCGCAGCTTCAGGCAGTTGATGGCATGGACAGCGTGCTTCGGCCTGCTGACGACTTGTGGCGGTCTGCTGTTGTCGATGCAATTTGATTTCCCTACCGGGGCGAGTATTACGATTACAGGGGTTGCGGTGCTCGTGCTGACGTATATCGTGCGCCGTCCCTGA
- a CDS encoding DsbA family oxidoreductase: MKIEVWSDYACPFCYIGKERLGTALEQFEHHQDVEVVYKSFELDPQAPREVDHDVHDMLSAKYGMSREQAIQMNRNLARQAEDTGLTFQFDTMKLTNTFDAHRLTQYAAQQGKMDKIAEELFRAYFTDSQHLGDHDTLLDLAERIGLDRQATAKMLEGDEFATQVRTDEDEARQLGITSVPFFVIDRKYAVSGAQSTETFLQAVQKAWNESSRPLQVLGSEQPGTKDDAANCQDGSCSIE; the protein is encoded by the coding sequence ATGAAAATAGAGGTATGGTCCGACTATGCATGTCCCTTCTGCTACATCGGGAAGGAGCGGTTAGGTACTGCCCTGGAACAGTTTGAGCACCATCAGGATGTTGAGGTCGTCTACAAGAGCTTCGAGCTGGACCCTCAGGCTCCACGGGAGGTTGACCATGATGTGCATGATATGCTGTCCGCCAAGTACGGCATGAGCCGGGAGCAGGCCATTCAGATGAATCGCAACCTCGCACGTCAAGCTGAGGATACAGGACTTACTTTCCAATTTGACACCATGAAGCTGACGAATACCTTCGATGCGCACAGACTGACACAGTATGCCGCGCAGCAAGGGAAGATGGACAAGATTGCGGAGGAGCTGTTCCGCGCCTATTTCACCGATTCGCAGCATCTGGGGGATCACGATACCTTACTTGACCTTGCGGAGCGGATCGGTCTAGACCGCCAGGCCACGGCCAAGATGCTGGAGGGTGATGAGTTCGCCACCCAGGTACGCACAGATGAGGATGAAGCACGGCAGCTCGGTATCACGAGTGTCCCCTTCTTTGTCATCGATCGCAAATACGCAGTATCTGGGGCACAGTCGACAGAAACGTTCCTTCAGGCGGTGCAGAAAGCATGGAATGAATCTTCGCGTCCACTGCAAGTGCTAGGCAGCGAGCAGCCCGGCACGAAGGATGATGCGGCGAATTGTCAGGATGGCTCCTGCTCCATAGAGTAG
- a CDS encoding OsmC family protein, which translates to MSTVRTFKATAELQDGVKVLTKARQFELVIDEPPALGGTDTGMNPVEALLASLGACQSIVARVYAPKFNVKLDGFRVEVEGDLDLDGFFDRAPVRPGYSDIRYTFYVQTDSPKEDVEAFVRFLESKCPVGDTIANPVNAKLDRIVIEDSSSAQS; encoded by the coding sequence ATGTCGACTGTGCGTACATTTAAAGCGACGGCTGAACTGCAAGACGGAGTGAAAGTACTGACCAAGGCTAGACAATTTGAGCTCGTCATTGACGAACCGCCAGCACTGGGCGGAACCGATACGGGGATGAATCCTGTAGAAGCATTGCTGGCCTCACTGGGAGCCTGCCAATCGATCGTGGCGAGAGTGTACGCGCCCAAGTTTAATGTGAAGCTGGACGGATTCCGCGTCGAGGTTGAGGGAGATCTGGATCTGGATGGGTTCTTCGATCGTGCGCCTGTGCGTCCAGGGTACTCGGATATTCGCTATACGTTCTACGTTCAGACCGATTCACCGAAGGAGGATGTGGAGGCATTCGTTCGCTTCCTGGAGAGCAAGTGCCCGGTCGGTGACACGATTGCAAACCCTGTCAATGCGAAGCTGGATCGCATCGTTATTGAAGATTCTTCGTCGGCACAGTCATAA